One Rossellomorea aquimaris DNA window includes the following coding sequences:
- a CDS encoding YhdB family protein, with amino-acid sequence MNKVDYDRALYYTHRSEWDNLLILMVRTKDDLLSKRIEHFLHAYHFSNDYTVVERNLYTLLRYIEHANFTYSVEQPLEETFAEM; translated from the coding sequence GTGAACAAAGTCGATTACGATCGGGCCTTGTATTACACTCACCGATCAGAATGGGATAACCTGTTGATCCTCATGGTGAGAACGAAGGATGACCTTCTTTCGAAAAGAATTGAACACTTCTTACATGCGTATCATTTTTCAAATGATTACACGGTTGTAGAGCGTAACCTATATACGCTTTTACGATATATTGAACATGCAAACTTCACCTATAGTGTCGAGCAACCACTTGAGGAAACCTTTGCAGAGATGTAA
- a CDS encoding DUF3889 domain-containing protein: protein MKKAIVIASTVFFLLFSSNAYAQPTDYQKFGRIATAVIKEDYPGQPVKDYQYQGRKKMTENKVADSFEFTVQENNAEKKVLVVVVHDLDNEKILNITVQE from the coding sequence ATGAAGAAAGCAATTGTGATCGCATCAACCGTATTTTTTCTTTTATTCTCAAGCAACGCATATGCTCAACCAACGGATTATCAAAAATTTGGCCGGATTGCCACAGCCGTCATTAAAGAGGACTATCCTGGTCAGCCTGTAAAGGATTATCAATACCAAGGTCGAAAGAAAATGACCGAAAACAAAGTGGCTGATTCATTTGAATTTACCGTTCAAGAGAACAATGCAGAAAAGAAGGTACTTGTAGTCGTCGTACACGATCTTGATAATGAAAAAATATTGAACATTACGGTTCAGGAATAG